CTGGCGGAACTCGATGAACATCTGTCCCGCCTGAAAGCGAAGTCAGGTCCGGTGGGTAACAGGGCAAGGTCCGAATGGACCAACGCGCTCACGCAGATCCAGCAGAGAAAAGAAGTCGCCGCCAACAAGCTGGAACAATTGAAGAACAGCAGTGCCGACAAATGGCAGGACTTCAAGGCGGCAACCGAGTCCGCCTTTGCCAACCTCGAGAAGGCGATGAAAGATGCTTTTGCCCGCTTCACCGACGACCACAAGGTCGCTCAGTAGCCCGGCGGCTGCCCGCGGGTGCGAATGTGAACGGCATGTTGGTGAGTTCGCAGGCCGGGTGAAATCGGGACACGGTTCTACTTTGCCAATCGCGGCCTGATGATCGAGGTCCACAGCGCATATCCCTTGGCGTTCATGTGCAACTTGTCCTCACCGAACAGTTCTGCCCGCGGGCTGCCGTCTCTCCCGAGCATCGGATTAAAAACGTCAATGTAAGCGAGCCGTTTTTCGTGGTTGCAAAAGTTTTCGACCAGGTTGTTGGCAGCCCGGATTTTTTCCACGAACTGCCAGCGCGACGGGCTTGGCTTGATCGACAGAAACACGATTCGCGCCCGGGGAAGTCCGCCGCGCACTTTGTTAACGAACGCCTTGAAGTCGGCCAGGACCTGTTCCGGTGACCTGCCTGCCGCTATGTCGTTGTCTCCGGCGTAGAGCACAATCACTTTCGGTTTGTAAGGCAACACGATGCGGTCGGCGAAGGCAGTGGAATCGGCGATCTGTGACCCGCCGAATCCCCGGTTGAGAACTTTGAACCCGGGAAAATCCTGCGCCAGGGATTTCCAGAGCCGGATGCTCGAACTGCCAATGAAAAGGACGGCGCCAGTGGGGGGTGGGCTGGTTCTATCGGCGGCCTCAAACGCCCTGATTTCAGACTCCCATTTCGTGGAGCCCGGATTCGTCTGGGCCCGGGACACCTGGTCTGGAACGACGAACACAAGTGCCACCGTGGCGAGCAATTGTATGTGAACGAGCAAACGCTTTGTCGTGGTGTTCATATCTTGCGATTGCGCGCATTGGTAACAATTCGCACTCCGCC
The sequence above is drawn from the Candidatus Angelobacter sp. genome and encodes:
- a CDS encoding SGNH/GDSL hydrolase family protein codes for the protein MNTTTKRLLVHIQLLATVALVFVVPDQVSRAQTNPGSTKWESEIRAFEAADRTSPPPTGAVLFIGSSSIRLWKSLAQDFPGFKVLNRGFGGSQIADSTAFADRIVLPYKPKVIVLYAGDNDIAAGRSPEQVLADFKAFVNKVRGGLPRARIVFLSIKPSPSRWQFVEKIRAANNLVENFCNHEKRLAYIDVFNPMLGRDGSPRAELFGEDKLHMNAKGYALWTSIIRPRLAK